From Cucumis melo cultivar AY chromosome 3, USDA_Cmelo_AY_1.0, whole genome shotgun sequence:
acgAGACTTGATAAATGAATTACTTAATTTGTTTTAGAAGAATAGACCACTGGTCGtgataatataaatttataaaccATAAAACTAATTGTGCTTACCTACTAAAGATTAATTAGATTAAATATAAACTCGAATTTCATCTGTGTGGAgcatgtaattaattaatttatgattatgtctaatattaaaaaaaaaaaaagtatatggttattatttttgtttcaaattaaCTATTGTATCtaattgatattttaatttaaataaaaaaataaattgtgttCCAAAGTAAAATGTATGTTTATTCTCGAAGTTTGTAGCACTAATATgaatcacaaaattaaaaaactaatttaaaaagGACATAATATAAATAACCTACCAAAAGGTGAGTTTGAAAAAACATAAtacaaaatctaaattatcTACACAAAAAACATACCCTAATTAAGCTGTCTAAAAATATTCTAATTAGCAATAATATATCTATAGTCTCTAATTTTTATAGTGTATATTTTTGGGCCTACTTGGCATCATTTAACCACATGATTAAAGAGCTTCTCTACCCTTGTTCTTTAACAAGCTTTTCTTTCCAATGTCTTGTCTTTGTTAGATTGAACAGATAAGATTTGATTTTAGCAACAAAgacttctttatatttttaatttgtaaaaaaaaaaaaaaaaaaaagaaaggatattaataattcaaaagttCACAATTATTGCTAAGCTTAGTAGGGTTGGCTCACAGTACTTCATATTCTTGAGAATGCTCTTTCGATTGGGTAATTCCATTCGAAGTGGTCAATAAATATTTAACAAGGCCTTTCATCATAATAAATAGTGCAATTTATGatgtaattattgttgttatttacCTCTTAATTATTACTTGCCTTTATGTTCTACAAGGAGTTACTAACTTTGAATTGCTATGAATGGTAGTTGGTTTCTTCATTAGTGTGTGATTATCTCGTGTTTCctctttttgaatttttgttttattcaGAATTACATAGATTTTTGTGTTGAGATGCTTTGGTGTATTTCATAATATCATATCTCCTCtacttgttaaaaaaaaaaattgatttcgtTTTATCTTGAATAAGTATTCAAGAATTATGTTCAATATATAGGCAATTGTTGGAAATGTTGTTCCTTTCAAACTTCAGAAGTGTATCTTATAAGACAATTATGTGTGGCACATGTTGATAATTTTGGCCAAAACCAACACTCAATAGAATATATTCAAGGCAACTTAACAAGTAAGGTCCATCAAATTAGCACTTCTACTAATTAAATTTAGAAGGGACACAACCTAAACAcgatatataataaataataaatgaatTATTGAGAGACACGTCTTGACTTAACACGCAACCATTTGATGGTACAAGTCCAATTTAGTAAAAGGTAAAGACGTTTTTCTAAATAATCATCTAAAAGATGAAACAATTAAGATTAAGAGTAATGAGTTGGTGCAATCTATCTAAATTGCACCAGAACCATATGCGTCTTCTCTTTTTACATacaaaaagaaggttttccaaaaaaattatttgtcaCATGATAGAAATGTTATTGGACAATCCTTTGGGTTGTATCAAGATACGTGTTGTCCAAGTAACACCCaagtttttttcttcaaatatatGTATACGTATAGATTTTGAGTTCAACAACTTATAATTAAAAGAGACGATTCCAACTTTTCGCATTGATCATTTGATAGATATATAACGATTGCATTTTAACCAACTGAACTATACTTAGCTTAGCAAATAACGTGAACATTATATTCAAATAGGAGACAAAATACGATCATATAACACAATGTTTTTTCAAATTCCTAACCTACCCTTGATTGGAAAGAACTGAAACTTTAACCAACATGGTGACTatgcatttatatatatatatataaatgttgcttttcatttttctctagGAATAAAAGAGAGTTAAAGAAAGGGATACAAGAGTTATAAATGGATAGCTGAAAATGGAAAATGGCACTAAAAAAGAAACTCCATTTTAGCAAAACAAGAACACTAGTTGGCATGCATGATTGAAAGGGAGGGAAGAGGAGAGGTACGTACCCCTTCACTAACACCaacaaaagaataataataatgaataataaataattaaaggcATATGCATGAAGTAACATAAAGCTCAGTGTTAAAGTGAAACCAAAGAATCTTGCTAAAAGCTATATAATGGAATGTAGTAGGCAGAGACACTAATAAATATGTTTTGTGTTTACTACTTTTTGACCAATTGACAATATCTATTGcacttaaaaaaaaacattcccAAAAGGTCAATGAAGGGGAGCATAAGGAACCCCTCTCCCTAATTTTTTACTTTCAAAAGCTAGGGAATCCTATGTCAATTTCTTTTGCTTTCTTAATTTGATGGCAAAttaataatagtagtaataataataatgagattaattacatgtccctaaacttttatttctctttctaatGAGTTTTTTTCAAGGGGATCATAATATCATTTTGGTCCATATACTTTGAAGTTCGTTCAATTTTTATCTTTTACTTgtaataaatcttaaaattagTCGAAGTTAATTTGTATCGAATTTGGATAAATAATAGTAACAAATATTTCTCTCCAAAAGAAGGTATAAAATGTGAAGGAAAAGTTATaaataatcaaaaaaaaaaaaaattaagtcaaCAACAAACAAGTAATAGAGactaaatttgagattttttatatagaaaCTAAATTTGATCAAACTTCAAAGTAGATGGaccaaaatgattttttaatcTAATAAGTATTAAAAAAGATAACTAATAGGTTGTACCTTTAGATATAATGTTGTGTCTAATAAAATTCCTAACACTTTTCAACATGTTGTAATTAAAACTAATCAATCTATTAGACATAAAGTTAAGCATTTCAAGATAGGTGGACCTATTTCTATTagatataattgaaaatttgaaagtttaaaattgtattttagtttcttaaaattcaaaattgtaTTAGAAACACAAATTTGAATGTAATTTAGTGACTTATTTGACATAAAAACTTACAAAAGTTTGCAAACTAAAACATGCAATTTAATCCCAAAAATTTTGATTATGATTATTAGTTTGAGTTGGATTagattctctttttttttctctctcttttattaGTTTGGCTTGAATTAGTCAAAGTGAACCCTATCCGTTAATCCTAATATAAAGCCAATGATTTTGTTGAAACCATCTAATTAATTAGACATGGGTTGACAAAAAAGTAGGTGGAATCATCATCcaaaaatagaaataattgaGAGTTTAGTGAAGTATATACTTTAATTATCTCATAACTTAACTTTAAGTTGTCTAATAGCagataaaaatatcaaattagaCAGTATAGTTAACCCACGTAAAATTGCCGTCAAATTTAAAATCAAAtcctccattttttttttctttttttttctctacgTTTTAAGGCAAACGTCTccaaaatgataataataataaaggtaCAAACTTATTTGGAAAGTAAATAGTATTATGATATGGgggaaatatatatttaaagacTTAGAACTAATTTGGGAAATTAATTGGATTGTTAACCTATAATAAACCTCAAAAGGATGGTTTAAACAAAGTGGTTCTTGCACATATTTGGAATTTCTAGTTTTGTCACACAAAGAGGGAGCTTTATTAAAAGTGGGAATGGAGTTTTTGGACCACATTGAACTTATTGTTATTGTTCCATATTATGTATACTTTCATCTTCATTCTGAAATCATAAtgttcctctttttcttttctatctttttctttctctctttctttctttctttctttctttcatttttttttttttttttttttttgtttttggttcttctttcttttgaacCACTTGACCATATTAAATCTAATCTCTCTCTTGTCTAAGAATTAAGATTCCTAAACTGCTCCCTAAAGATAGGTTTTGAAGTGCCCTAAAagtaattattgtaattaaggTCTTAATTAAATGTCCTTTTCCAATTTGATATCTTAATTTTATAAGAGTGTATTGATTAAATGtcaatatatacaaatatattatatatgtataaaaattcaattcaaatatCTAAATTAATGAAGGAGCATTTCACTCCTTTTATCTAAGAAACTATGaaaatttttcttattattcaATATAAATTCTATCAACATTCCATATTATTGAGTCTGCTGATTCACACATTATGTATCTTCTTCTactaatatataatattttgttgACTTTCCGTTACATTTTACTTTCATCGGcatttttccttcttctcttttttcatAGTTTATCAACGttttaaaatattctaaaataatttttaatgatGCAGGAAGAAATCCTAagtaaatataaattattaatttgaaGTACGAAATCAAACAACAAAATGATTTATTATTAACGactttttaatttgttaaagtacatatatttaataaaatcaggaaaaaaattctcaataaacacataaaattagaaaaaatattttaattgagAGAGACAAGAACATAACATCAAGCGAAAGTTTaccaattaattaaaatataaaagatgggtactaatataatttttttttcctttttgaaataGGTTActaatataaatttgaaaattggaTACAAAGATAGGGGGcctcattaattaattaaaatggtactgccaaagttttttttttttttttttctgcatgCATGCAGAAATCTCATACTTCTTCTAAATTTAAAGCTCCCCCGTCAAAAAGGAGACACTTAAATCACTTTTGAAACTGAAAAATAGAGAGggtacaaaaaaaggaaaaatcaaaACGACGACGTTCCAGGTATCATGGGAAACTCTCCTCTTCTTTCTAGCTAGAATTTATTCCTTCCATTGGCACCACCTGTAAAATAAAATATtcccaaaataataatattagaatgacaaataattaaatgccacttatttataataataataataatatgagttttattaatatatataacggttcaattttataaatatggtaatttgtttatgttgttgaaggaaattaattaattaattaccttTAAGAGTATGGTGACTTGCTGTTGGAATCCCTTGGCGCATTGCATCTAAAGCATTCCCTTCGACTCGCAAAGTTGTGCTCATTGCAATCCGATCTGTCGTTCCATATACATCAAAATTTAAAACGAGTAGTCGAAAAAATCTTCCTCATATATATTTTAACCCTCTCTTGAATAAAAGCAAAATCAATCCATCTTTTAgaccatcaaaatatttattttaatgtctaaattctaaagaaaataaacaacttACTCCAAACCCTTTAATTCAATAAATAATGTCAtcttttatataaaaagaaaataatgtaACTTTAAATGTATGTATTAACATCGTATCTAAGTTCGTTAAAGCTACAAAGATATCGGTAGAAAAACGACAACAAGTTCATTAAAGTTATGATGATATCGACAGAATAACGACAATAGCTAAAattgtagataaatattttaaactaTTGAAGTTGATCGAAGCTATTAAGTAATCGCGATAGAcgacaaaataataataataattaaaattttaatgggATGATAATTGAATATGTACTTGAAGCTCACAGTTAATTAATTAGCGTCaacaaaataatgaaataaaactcaaattttatcaatttcaaaattttaccggtaaagaaccgtaataaataaaatcagtaaaataacataaaattgagaatattagaaaattttgaaaagttgaggactaaaatagaaaattaaagaaagtGGAGGGGATGGAAATGGAATTTAAAGGAAAAGTGAAGAACCCTACCTGGCACAGATCCAATCACCAGATTTCCATCCAGGGCGGTTGGAGGCACCGCCGAAGTTAAAGCCTCTCATTCTGGGCAAATCGCCGTCGTAAGCGGCGGCGGAAGTCTCATCCTTGGTGGCGCCGCACTTAAAACAGATAGAGCGGCTAGCGAAGTTATGAGCGCCGCAGTTAGCGACGGTGCAGTACCAATCCCCAGGGCGGACGTCGGGGCCGGTAGTGAAACCGAAGGATGAAGAACCACCAACTCGTCCACCGCCGTAGCTTCCGCCGCCGAAGTCGGCCCTAGGGTCTCCACATCGTTGACAAGAATCTCTCCTTTGAAAGTTGAGATGGTTGCAAGACCTGCAATTCCAATCCCCCGGCCGACTCATCcttttgttgatattttttttcttttttcctggAAATTTAGTGTTAGTTCTGGGAAATTTAGGGTTtgattaaaaagaagaaaaaactatGAGTAACGGAAAGGGTTACCTTCTGCGTGAAGTTGAAGGTGATGGCGGTTTGGTTTGTAATGGCTTGATCACGTTTCTCTGGTGAATTAGCCGGTGGTGGTGGTTTTTATACCGGTGAAGAacttggatttttctttttttcttttttcttttttctttttcttatttcgAAAATCGAGAAGAATAAAACGAGGTTTTTGGCTTTGCCTTTCGCTTACCAATTACTCACTGACTCAGTGGCCGTTTTAGGtcctttttttcccttttttataaaataaataaatttgttttttcctcttattatttacccatttcatttttcatatttttttagtaacgaTCGGATATTGAACCTCCAACTTTTAAGAATAGAGTTCATGTCGATATATTAAACTCATTTGAGCTTGTTTATATAGTTTTTGTAGTTCCAATTTAATATCCGAATactttaattcttttggtagaATGACTATAAGATGGAGGATCGAGTATTCAATCTCTATAAAAAAATGTTGTATCAATTACTATTACACTAATAGTATAAATTTACCGTTTAGGttggaaatattttttttcatttcgaGTTTAATAGTATAAATTTTActgcaaaaaatttaaattacttTTTAGGGAGATTTATAAAGTGGAAAATTGTAAAGAATAGCATAtaaaacattgaaaaaaattgataaGTTAGGAAGTTGgatgaattttgttatattttgtaaataattttaattttgtattattttttaaaataccatTATTGAAAATCGGATAAAAACTAACCAAATTAAACACAAACAAACACCATccgtttctttttattttcttcttttttctttacaatTCCCATTGTCATTTTCCTTAGGTTTCATAACATACAATTCCAATTCACCAGAATTATACACATCAAGTTGTTGGAGATTTTGAATCTGATGAAATTGGATAAGGAAGAACAAAATTTCTACTTTCTCAATTATCAGACAAAATGAATATTCTATAAACTCATCCGAAAAGGACCCCACATGCATCAACatccttaattaattatttttttaaaaaaaattacaaattctataaattagaaaataattaaagtgatatattttcaaaaaagaaagatgggaTTGAGATGTAGTGTTAAGGCTTCAAAATCAAagcaaaaaaattttaaaaaaaaatggttaagaGAGTTTCGATAAAGATAGTCGAAactgatgatgatgatgatggtggTGGGAGAGAGAAGAAGCTTTCGAGGAGTttcaaatttttgaattttgaccatcttttctttctcttttctcctCTCTAATTTACCTTTTTCAAACACCAATTAATTCctctcctctctttttttttttttatttttttcaaatttcattgaattaatttatttccttaatgaaattatatatatagagtGTTGTCGTAAATAAACAATTGTCTTACTATAAAAAGGGTATATTAATTTTACACAATTAATTAAGGGTATATCATTATTATGTGGagttggctttttttttttaattgaaaaattaaaattattggAAATTAGggtatgtgtgtgtgtttgtgtgttTAATTTCTTGGGGAATGGTAAAGGAAAGCTGAAACAAAACTGAGAAAAAGCAAAAATAAAGGGAATAGGGAGAAGAGTACTGATTCGATTCTCTTTTTGGGAGAAACGCTTCCATGCATAACCACGACACACCCCCAACTCCAAATACCCTAAcgtattctctctctctctctctctctctctctctctctctctctctctctctctctctctctctatctctctctccttttaatattcttctttttttttaattttaatttatgttaCTATTTccatatataaattttttaaaacttgaaattaaaatatcatttgagacttttattttgttttagtccATGTATACTACTTGTAATAAATTTCAGATTTCATCtctcaaatttaatttttatttactaataatatttttattttagtgcgaagaattttaaattttataatttaagaTTTATGGATGGTACGTTGACTAAAATTGAACGTTTGAACTTAATTACGCTATATCTTTTCTAAAATGATGGAACAATATTATTGAAAGTATGTTGACTAAAATTGAACACGTTCAAGACCAAAATGAtattattttaatctattttatttaattacaaGTTTGGTTCATAAATTTGATCCATTGATTTAGAAAGAAATAAACTAGAATGCAAGTTGATACAAAATTAAAGATTTGGGTCTCGTTtagtaattatttaattttaaaatgatgTGCGAGTTTTCTTGTAATAAACTTTCTAATCATGGCTTTATATTTTCTAATTAAACATTTGAAACtcatcatttttttcttattacttATGTTTTAAGTAATGTTCTCATTtatagcctttttttttttaatttagaaagCAAATGTGATAATTTGATGGTTTTCTCCGTTTTAAATTTACAAACCGTATTTACAAAGTTCAATTTGTTAACTTTTAAGTGTACTTTATAAGCCAAAATTGATTTTATAAAatgagttttcttttttaagaataaCGAAAAAAACAAAGCATTTACACACGTATGAtaaaaaactactaaaatacAAAAACTCACTACACGTGATTTTATCATGAAACATAGATATTTTGTTCACCGTGTCAATGATTATCGATTCttcctaaaaaaaaattggttttatttaagtattttgaaaaattagagTTAAAAACAAAGTAGAAACGGAAACCActctttttatgttttcaagtttttttcttaagctgtttatatatatatatatgcatgattCTTAAAAGTTGAAGGAAGAATAATCAATACTTACCAAGTATGTAcgtattttgaaaatttgaaaaataacaaCAAACAAAACCTTAACCAAGCTGTCTCTATAAAACATAATTCAGGTTAAATTATAGTTTAGTCATTGTCGTTCGGTTTtcataaatttgtaattttgtatCTATAAAGCTACGTTGGTAAAcctttattcatttattttcatACGGACACCCATTCTCCTTAAAAACTTACAagtgaattttctttttaaatcattAATAAATTGAAACACAGGTATAAAATCCATCTCAAGAGATTAACCTAAAATCAGAGGAAAACATTGGTATCAAATTAATAgtagaaattaatttttaatggttttttttatcttcctgtattccttttttttctctctctctctctctctttttattttagaaGAATTTTTCTAGTTACTTTTTGGtggaattttgaaaaaaaaaatcatgtcaAGGTAATTTTGAGTTGATTTTGAATGAAATTGTtgaatgatataatattaaatttaaaagaaatctaTTAGCTCAAGTTTTTTGGTCTCACCAGTAAGTTAGGATAGTATGAGAGTAAGTGGTGGTCTAGAGAGCTTCTATATTCAAGCTCTTCCAATGGTATTTCCTCCTCAACTAAAATTGATTCTCACTTGTTGGGTCTAAGTTTTTAGGTCAATCAATGTTTTAAATGAAACATATATAAATCACCAATAAATGTCTATATTGACTTTCTTATCAAAATataagtttaaaattttgtatGATGCAATTCGCAAAAGATTTGGAGTATAAATGaacttttttccatgaaaattctAAATTCAATAACATATATTAATTAACTTATGAAATTCAAAAGTCAACTTGATGAAATattatttctaaatttaaaataaattaaaaataaggttCGATAATCTAACGAAAATAGAATATATGTAGTAAATTTGTTACGTTAAATGTATATTTTTCTCATACAATGTAAAGATTTTAACCTCCAACtttaaaggaaaagaataaataacATTATGGTTGATCTAAAACATTTTGTAAATTAAGATTAGGGTTAGaaagctatagaataatttaaaaacaaaaaaaaaaatggtaaaatagtttttttttaaaaaaaaaaagtgtttttaaGGTAAATGGGGAGTTGGGATGAACGCACGTGAGGCGGGCATGTGGCGTGGCGAAGATGTATTATATAGGAAATAGGAATGGGAGTAAAACTAAAACGTCATAACAATGATAAAAGTTGtctcttttcttttactttttagtCCTCCAAAATCTTTTACATTATGCTCTCAAAGTCCCCAACTATTCATTCCTTCCTTTTatttcccttctttttttacatctcTCAATCCCTTCCCTCCAATTAACACTTCATAATAATATCCACCTTTCCTTTTTAAttcaaatacatatatatattttttaaaaaaatatataagtaTTTAAAAAGTCTCCcaatatattataattttttatgtaaacataaaaaatgaaaagattttgcagctttataattttttttaaaaaaattgtaaattcaAACTGGGCTTTGAAATGGTTTGTGGTTTGGGCTTAAGCTGGGCCACGAAAACTCCTCATTAGTTGATGATGGCTGTTGTTGGACTTGGCCCATCTCGGTCTAAACATTAGAGCCCAATATACTAAACTGCCCTATATGTCCGTACCTGTTTCCTGACGTAATAATCTCAAATGATAACGTTAATGGTAAAATATTTGGGTTTGTGACGAATtattgtaaaagaaaagaaattaaattgacttcataaactttttttgttttaattaggtTTATTTTCTCTtagttttattaattattacCATGTATTAGAGGTAGATTTAGACTACCCCATGATCCATGTAGCTATCTATCTATCAGGATTGCTTTGGATTTTAGGTCTCAATTTTTTCATGAATGCAATACCAAAGAAACATTTTGAGGAGCTTTTCAGGTTAAATACATCTTTCGCTTTGTATAACGCATATTCATATTAAATCAAAGAATATAACTAAATCCCAGAACAGAAATAATATTCCTGTATTTTTGTATGCTATTCAGTAATTGGGTGCTTCATATGGCTCAATTTCACTATGTTCTACTGTGAATGAAAGATTTGATTCTTAAAAGTTTTAGTCTTGACTTTTCTCTCCTAATTATCTGGAGGATTCATGTGGAAAAATGATGAACAATATTAGCTTCTTTTTTGGGATCAATTCAACAAATTTTTTACTTTTGACCCAAGAAAAAACCATGTCTgtctttttagtttttcaagAGATTGGACTCTGCTTTTCTTTGTATGTTAATTTTCTTTGCAAAGACTTCTAAGTTGtatgttttcttttaatatCCTAGGTTAAATCAATATAATTGCACTAGTAATTCGTccagaaaaaataaaataaagtgacAAATAAATTTTTGTTGTCGTAAACATAATGTAGTTGTTATTTATCATTTGGTAATTATGAGAAATCAAGTGCAATTATGATAAAGCATCAGTACAAAGTATAGCATTCCAAACCAATTTTGATCCCATCAGAATAGCATTTGAAAGT
This genomic window contains:
- the LOC103488288 gene encoding RNA-binding protein involved in heterochromatin assembly dri1 encodes the protein MSRPGDWNCRSCNHLNFQRRDSCQRCGDPRADFGGGSYGGGRVGGSSSFGFTTGPDVRPGDWYCTVANCGAHNFASRSICFKCGATKDETSAAAYDGDLPRMRGFNFGGASNRPGWKSGDWICARSDCNEHNFASRRECFRCNAPRDSNSKSPYS